The following proteins come from a genomic window of Halomarina ordinaria:
- a CDS encoding DUF58 domain-containing protein: MAPEFPLTRRTGRWRGLTAVTFLFAGVGALAARPGLLLAAAVPLVLAAVVRGATPPAVDLTVERTLSDDAPDPGGTVEVEVRVTNAGDALADLRLLDGVPTALTVEGGSARHGTALRPGRSTSFTYTLTAQRGRHEFDDAVAVARDPTGAAERRVEVAVESAAQLVCRPPLPAPVALPLRATATGVTGETTTGEGGAGLAFHSVREYRRGDPLARIAWSRTARTGDLRTVEFHRERSATVCVVVDAREAAYVAPTADDPPALERGIEAAGSVLRGRLDAGDRVGLAALGPTPCWLEPATGADHRVRARDHLATHPAFSPVAPDDPFFPTLRLARLRRRLPAGAQVVFCTPLTDDYALRAARRLDAAGHPVTVVSPDPTAADSTGERLARLERSLRASTLREAGLPVVDWRDGSFRAAVEHAARRWSA; this comes from the coding sequence GTGGCACCCGAGTTCCCCCTCACGCGCCGGACCGGCCGCTGGCGCGGCCTGACCGCCGTGACGTTCCTCTTCGCCGGGGTCGGCGCGCTCGCGGCGCGGCCGGGCCTCCTGCTCGCGGCCGCCGTCCCCCTCGTCCTCGCCGCCGTCGTCCGGGGAGCGACGCCGCCCGCCGTCGACCTGACCGTCGAGCGGACGCTCTCCGACGACGCGCCCGACCCGGGGGGGACCGTCGAGGTCGAGGTGCGCGTGACCAACGCGGGCGACGCGCTCGCCGACCTCCGCCTGCTCGACGGCGTGCCGACCGCGCTCACCGTCGAGGGCGGGAGCGCCCGCCACGGGACGGCGCTCCGCCCCGGCCGCTCGACCTCCTTCACCTACACCCTCACCGCACAGCGCGGCCGTCACGAGTTCGACGACGCGGTCGCCGTCGCGCGCGACCCGACCGGCGCGGCCGAACGGCGGGTCGAAGTCGCGGTCGAATCGGCCGCGCAACTCGTCTGTCGCCCGCCACTCCCGGCCCCCGTCGCGCTCCCGCTTCGCGCCACCGCCACGGGCGTCACCGGCGAGACGACCACCGGCGAGGGCGGCGCGGGCCTCGCCTTCCACTCCGTCCGGGAGTATCGCCGGGGTGACCCGCTCGCCCGCATCGCGTGGTCGCGCACCGCGCGGACCGGCGACCTCCGGACCGTCGAGTTCCACCGCGAGCGCTCGGCGACGGTCTGCGTCGTCGTCGACGCGCGCGAGGCGGCGTACGTGGCGCCGACCGCGGACGACCCGCCCGCGCTCGAACGCGGCATCGAGGCCGCGGGGAGCGTCCTCCGGGGGCGACTGGACGCGGGCGACCGGGTCGGCCTCGCGGCGCTCGGCCCGACGCCGTGCTGGCTCGAACCGGCCACCGGTGCGGACCACCGCGTCCGCGCGCGCGACCACCTGGCGACGCACCCCGCCTTCTCGCCGGTCGCTCCGGACGACCCGTTCTTCCCGACACTCCGCCTCGCCCGCCTGCGCCGACGCCTCCCGGCGGGGGCACAGGTCGTGTTCTGCACGCCGCTGACGGACGACTACGCGCTCCGCGCGGCCCGCCGCCTCGACGCCGCCGGCCACCCGGTGACGGTCGTCAGCCCCGACCCGACGGCGGCCGACTCCACCGGCGAGCGACTGGCGCGCCTCGAACGCTCGCTGCGCGCGTCGACGCTCCGCGAGGCGGGCCTCCCGGTCGTCGACTGGCGCGACGGCTCGTTCCGGGCGGCCGTCGAGCACGCCGCCCGGCGGTGGTCGGCGTGA
- a CDS encoding DUF7269 family protein: MMRRLALLGALLALSGLTLAAVPSVAIGLPLPGTAVLALGALALLAGVSGAMARRSRPEPPALPVPERRRSATVPGADFDDRLANATIHAAVGGVTDRDAIRDHLRTTARAVLARYDGLSPSEADARLADGSWTDDPVAAAFFADELSVDRSLAARLRAVLSEDSAFRRGVHHVVAALDRRASEGR, translated from the coding sequence ATGATGCGCCGTCTCGCGCTCCTCGGTGCGCTCCTCGCCCTCTCGGGACTGACGCTCGCGGCCGTCCCCTCCGTCGCCATCGGCCTCCCGCTCCCCGGTACCGCCGTGCTGGCGCTCGGCGCGCTCGCCCTGCTCGCGGGCGTCTCCGGCGCGATGGCGCGTCGGTCGCGCCCCGAGCCGCCCGCGCTGCCAGTCCCCGAGCGCCGCCGGTCGGCGACGGTCCCCGGTGCCGACTTCGACGACCGACTCGCGAACGCCACCATCCACGCCGCCGTCGGCGGGGTGACCGACCGCGACGCGATACGCGACCACCTCAGGACCACCGCGCGGGCGGTCCTCGCCCGCTACGACGGCCTCTCGCCGAGCGAGGCCGACGCGCGTCTGGCCGACGGGTCGTGGACCGACGACCCCGTCGCGGCGGCGTTCTTCGCCGACGAACTGTCGGTCGACCGCTCGCTCGCCGCACGCCTCCGCGCCGTGCTCTCGGAGGACTCCGCGTTCCGTCGGGGGGTTCATCACGTCGTCGCCGCCCTCGACCGCCGAGCCTCGGAGGGCCGGTAG
- a CDS encoding DUF4129 domain-containing protein, with translation MNGERATALVLAVLAVLALGAAAATLDSAASGALGGGGGGTLDPPESDGPTLEPLSLFLQALLVAVLVGAVAALAILAYREGLGALTQFGLMILAVAFALLVVSYLLSVGDFLPGGANVTNASGPVGVGDDDGGGLLPGGGDGTVPSVAVRPDAALLALLCLTLVGVVAVVVRATGDGDAPKSVEEGTPPPEPDVRAVGAAAGRAADRIAADADASNAVYRAWREMTDHLDVADPETSTPGEFADAAVAAGMAREDVAELTTLFEVTRYGGAEVDATREERALAALRRIEREYAGAEGR, from the coding sequence GTGAACGGAGAACGCGCCACCGCCCTGGTCCTCGCGGTCCTCGCGGTCCTCGCCCTCGGCGCCGCCGCCGCCACCCTCGACTCCGCCGCGAGCGGTGCGCTCGGCGGCGGCGGTGGCGGCACCCTCGACCCGCCCGAGTCGGACGGCCCCACCCTCGAACCGCTCTCCCTGTTCCTGCAGGCGCTGCTCGTCGCGGTCCTCGTCGGGGCCGTCGCCGCCCTCGCGATACTCGCCTACCGCGAGGGCCTCGGGGCGCTCACCCAGTTCGGACTGATGATCCTCGCCGTCGCGTTCGCCCTCCTCGTCGTCTCCTACCTGCTGTCGGTCGGTGACTTCCTCCCGGGCGGAGCGAACGTCACCAACGCCTCCGGACCGGTCGGGGTCGGCGACGACGACGGCGGCGGCCTCCTTCCGGGCGGCGGCGACGGGACCGTCCCGTCGGTCGCGGTGCGTCCGGACGCGGCGCTGCTCGCGCTGCTCTGTCTCACCCTCGTCGGCGTCGTCGCCGTCGTCGTCCGGGCCACCGGCGACGGCGACGCCCCCAAGTCCGTCGAGGAGGGGACGCCCCCGCCGGAACCCGACGTGCGTGCCGTCGGTGCCGCCGCGGGCCGGGCCGCCGACCGCATCGCGGCCGACGCGGACGCCTCGAACGCGGTGTACCGCGCCTGGCGGGAGATGACCGACCACCTCGACGTCGCCGACCCGGAGACGAGCACGCCCGGCGAGTTCGCCGACGCGGCCGTCGCCGCCGGGATGGCCCGCGAGGACGTGGCCGAACTGACGACACTGTTCGAGGTGACGCGCTACGGGGGTGCCGAGGTCGACGCGACCCGCGAGGAGCGCGCGCTCGCCGCCCTCAGACGCATCGAACGGGAGTACGCGGGCGCGGAGGGTCGATGA
- a CDS encoding metallophosphoesterase family protein, whose protein sequence is MRLGVIADVHANAVALDAVLDDMPAVDGVVCLGDVVGYGPHPAACVETVREVADAVVRGNHDRSVSNPGAYRHNEMAHAGLRHAREELDDDQVAWLDGLPEDRTHEGVRLVHSHPAERDRYVYPEGFASLAPHLGDERALLLGHTHVQHAERVAGTPVVNPGSVGQPRDGDPRAAYAVLTGTDEGTHVDLRRVAYDVEAVGAAVAEAGLPARTGKRLRSGE, encoded by the coding sequence ATGCGCCTGGGAGTCATCGCCGACGTCCACGCGAACGCCGTCGCCCTCGACGCCGTCCTCGACGACATGCCAGCGGTCGACGGTGTCGTCTGCCTCGGTGACGTCGTCGGTTACGGCCCGCACCCGGCGGCGTGCGTCGAGACGGTCCGGGAGGTCGCCGACGCCGTGGTTCGGGGAAACCACGACCGTTCGGTCTCGAACCCGGGGGCGTACCGCCACAACGAGATGGCCCACGCCGGCCTGCGCCACGCCCGCGAGGAACTCGACGACGACCAGGTGGCGTGGCTCGACGGCCTCCCCGAGGACCGGACCCACGAGGGCGTCAGGCTGGTCCACAGCCACCCGGCGGAGCGCGACCGCTACGTCTACCCGGAGGGGTTCGCGTCGCTCGCGCCACACCTCGGCGACGAGCGGGCGCTCCTCCTCGGCCACACGCACGTCCAGCACGCCGAACGGGTGGCCGGGACGCCCGTCGTCAATCCGGGGAGCGTCGGTCAGCCCCGCGACGGCGACCCCCGGGCCGCCTACGCCGTCCTCACGGGAACGGACGAGGGGACGCACGTCGACCTGCGGCGCGTCGCGTACGACGTCGAGGCGGTGGGGGCGGCGGTCGCCGAGGCGGGACTGCCGGCGCGGACCGGGAAGCGACTCCGGTCGGGCGAGTGA
- a CDS encoding helix-turn-helix transcriptional regulator has product MSRPRTTQTGRAAVVLAVVLLCTAGVVPVAAQSASIEDVSYAGEGRVAAEDDVTYLTQWQSHTLDVGISAGEGDYQLCVRAGDDTEDLRELSCQPVSSDGGNQTVSFAFEQWSSDFSGEQTLRVVLLDDDGERVDRVDRDIHVLTPGGDFDDDGLGNQAEIQRDADPLTPDTDDDGLTDGEEVNVEKTNVTNPDTDGDGLNDGTEVDEYGSNPTDTDTDGDNLTDGQEVKEFGTDPTTADTDDDGLTDGQEVNQYGTDPTEADTDEDGLDDGQEVDRYGTDPTTADTDGDGLDDGEEVDEYGTNPTDTDTDDDGLSDGAEVDRHNTDPTKVDTDSDGIPDGQEVEAGTNPSNTGPASILSTVTGERMPLFAALLGAYLVVVAGGVWWTRRPAGGGAGASPTLSDGDDGPSAAAPPEPLTNEDRIMQLLDEGGGRLRQADIVERTDWSKSKVSRLLSRMEENGEVRKISIGRENLIARPGDEPESARSPFDESD; this is encoded by the coding sequence ATGTCAAGGCCCCGGACCACTCAGACAGGCCGCGCCGCGGTGGTGCTCGCCGTCGTACTCCTCTGTACGGCCGGCGTCGTGCCAGTCGCGGCACAGTCCGCGAGCATCGAGGACGTCTCGTACGCGGGCGAAGGCCGCGTCGCCGCCGAAGACGACGTCACCTACCTCACGCAGTGGCAGTCACACACGCTCGACGTCGGCATCTCGGCGGGGGAAGGGGACTACCAGCTCTGTGTGCGCGCCGGTGATGACACGGAGGACCTGCGCGAGCTGTCGTGTCAACCCGTCAGTAGCGACGGCGGGAACCAGACCGTCTCGTTCGCCTTCGAGCAGTGGTCCTCCGACTTCAGCGGCGAGCAGACGCTCCGGGTCGTCCTCCTCGACGACGACGGCGAGCGGGTCGACCGGGTCGACCGTGACATCCACGTGCTCACCCCCGGTGGCGACTTCGACGACGACGGCCTCGGGAACCAGGCCGAGATACAGCGCGACGCGGACCCGCTCACCCCCGACACGGACGACGACGGCCTCACCGACGGCGAGGAGGTGAACGTCGAGAAGACGAACGTCACCAACCCGGACACGGACGGTGACGGCCTCAACGACGGCACCGAGGTCGACGAGTACGGCTCGAACCCGACCGACACCGACACCGACGGCGACAACCTCACCGACGGCCAGGAGGTCAAGGAGTTCGGCACCGACCCGACGACGGCCGACACGGACGACGACGGCCTCACCGACGGCCAGGAGGTCAACCAGTACGGCACCGACCCGACCGAGGCGGACACCGACGAGGACGGTCTCGACGACGGACAGGAGGTCGACCGCTACGGCACCGACCCGACGACGGCCGACACGGACGGTGACGGCCTCGACGACGGCGAGGAGGTCGACGAGTACGGCACGAACCCGACGGACACCGACACCGACGACGACGGCCTCTCGGACGGGGCCGAGGTCGACCGACACAACACGGACCCGACGAAGGTCGACACCGACAGCGACGGCATCCCGGACGGTCAGGAGGTGGAGGCGGGGACGAACCCCAGCAACACCGGCCCCGCCAGCATCCTCTCGACGGTGACGGGCGAGCGCATGCCGCTGTTCGCTGCGCTGCTCGGCGCGTATCTGGTCGTCGTCGCGGGCGGCGTGTGGTGGACGCGTCGACCCGCGGGCGGCGGAGCGGGCGCGTCGCCGACGCTGTCCGACGGTGACGACGGCCCCTCGGCCGCCGCCCCACCCGAACCGCTGACCAACGAGGACCGCATCATGCAGTTGCTCGACGAGGGAGGCGGCCGCCTCCGGCAGGCGGACATCGTCGAGCGGACCGACTGGTCGAAGTCGAAGGTCAGTCGCCTCCTCTCGCGCATGGAGGAGAACGGCGAAGTGCGAAAGATCAGCATCGGTCGCGAGAACCTCATCGCCCGGCCGGGCGACGAACCGGAGAGCGCGCGCTCGCCGTTCGACGAGTCCGACTGA
- a CDS encoding BCCT family transporter, with the protein MADGDDGTDTSGGLQVDLFHPESDREPGDTNIERWGFDVHPKVFPISCFVIGVFIALTLLFEDVAALVGLTTADGGAMTASDAYGLVFTALTDAFGWFYILAVNVFILVVLYFAFGRFGTIRLGGVRAEPEFSDFAWMAMLFSAGMGIGLMFYSVAEPLFHFQSGGGPFFGLPEESSASGGAALALTFFHWGIHPWAVYALVGLGLAFFSFNRGLPLTFRSIFWPLLGDRIYGWPGHVIDLVTVFATLFGLSTSLGLGVRQINAGLGFVGREFLGVAIPTTPLVQVGIIAFITAIATLSVAAGLDGGVKRLSTLNLYLMVSLLGFMLVVGPTLFVLDGFVQSLGTYATNLAALSLFTESFTGSSSSWQGEWTVFYWAWWIAWSPFVGMFIARISKGRTVREFVVGVLFLPSLFSFLWLSTFGGSALFVELRRQSGGLTGPLAEQGRSVAMFELLGFFPLTAVTSTVTVILVGTFFVTSSDSGSLVIDHLTSGGKQDVPRVQRVFWAVTEGAVAAVLLVGGGLGALQTASITSGLPFAVVLLVMCYTVYLGLDNEYEILDSEEFAERIQEITDDDTVAVERTGGSVVTDVTDDDSSPTDD; encoded by the coding sequence ATGGCTGACGGCGACGACGGGACCGACACGTCCGGCGGCCTCCAGGTCGACCTGTTCCACCCGGAGTCGGACCGCGAACCCGGCGACACGAACATCGAGCGCTGGGGGTTCGACGTCCACCCGAAGGTGTTCCCTATCTCCTGTTTCGTCATCGGGGTGTTCATCGCGCTCACGCTCCTGTTCGAGGACGTCGCGGCGCTCGTCGGCCTCACGACGGCCGACGGGGGTGCGATGACGGCGAGCGACGCCTACGGCCTCGTGTTCACGGCCCTCACCGACGCCTTCGGCTGGTTCTACATCCTCGCGGTGAACGTCTTCATCCTCGTGGTCCTCTACTTCGCGTTCGGACGGTTCGGGACCATCAGGCTGGGCGGGGTGCGCGCCGAACCGGAGTTCAGCGACTTCGCCTGGATGGCGATGCTGTTCAGCGCGGGGATGGGCATCGGGCTGATGTTCTACAGCGTCGCCGAACCGCTGTTTCACTTCCAGTCGGGCGGCGGGCCGTTCTTCGGCCTCCCCGAGGAGTCGTCCGCGAGCGGCGGTGCCGCGCTCGCGCTCACGTTCTTCCACTGGGGCATCCACCCGTGGGCCGTCTACGCGCTCGTGGGCCTCGGGCTGGCGTTCTTCTCGTTCAACCGGGGACTCCCCCTCACCTTCCGCTCCATCTTCTGGCCGCTGCTGGGCGACCGCATCTACGGCTGGCCGGGGCACGTCATCGACCTGGTGACGGTCTTCGCCACGCTGTTCGGCCTGTCGACGTCGCTCGGTCTCGGCGTGAGACAGATAAACGCCGGCCTCGGGTTCGTCGGCCGCGAGTTCCTCGGGGTCGCCATCCCGACGACCCCGCTCGTCCAGGTGGGCATCATCGCCTTCATCACGGCTATCGCCACGCTGTCGGTCGCGGCGGGCCTCGACGGCGGCGTCAAGCGCCTGAGCACGCTCAACCTCTACCTGATGGTGTCGCTGCTCGGGTTCATGCTCGTCGTCGGGCCGACGCTGTTCGTCCTCGACGGGTTCGTCCAGAGCCTCGGGACGTACGCCACGAACCTGGCCGCACTCAGCCTGTTCACCGAGTCGTTCACCGGCAGTTCCTCCTCGTGGCAGGGCGAGTGGACGGTGTTCTACTGGGCGTGGTGGATCGCGTGGTCGCCGTTCGTCGGGATGTTCATCGCGCGCATCTCGAAGGGCCGGACCGTCCGCGAGTTCGTCGTCGGCGTCCTCTTCCTCCCGAGCCTGTTCTCGTTCCTCTGGCTGTCGACGTTCGGCGGCAGCGCGCTGTTCGTCGAACTGCGCCGCCAGAGCGGCGGCCTCACCGGACCGCTCGCCGAACAGGGACGGTCCGTCGCGATGTTCGAACTGCTCGGGTTCTTCCCGCTGACCGCCGTCACGTCCACCGTCACCGTCATCCTCGTCGGGACGTTCTTCGTCACCTCCTCTGACTCGGGGTCGCTCGTCATCGACCACCTCACCTCCGGGGGGAAACAGGACGTCCCGCGGGTCCAGCGCGTCTTCTGGGCGGTGACGGAGGGTGCCGTCGCGGCCGTCCTGCTCGTCGGAGGCGGGCTGGGGGCGCTCCAGACAGCGTCCATCACGAGCGGCCTCCCCTTCGCGGTCGTCCTGCTGGTGATGTGTTACACGGTCTACCTCGGGCTCGACAACGAGTACGAGATACTCGACTCCGAGGAGTTCGCCGAACGTATTCAGGAGATCACCGACGACGATACCGTCGCCGTCGAACGCACCGGTGGGAGCGTCGTCACCGACGTCACCGACGACGACTCCTCGCCCACCGACGATTGA
- the acs gene encoding acetate--CoA ligase, giving the protein MHDDPARRPLDRGAHDPPEPFVAQANVTDPDLRSAFEREWPDCWARAGDLLEWERPYESVLAGDGETPPFRWFDGGRLNASVNCVDRHLEDRKSQVAIRWEGRLGETRSYTYLDLHREVNEFAAGLRSLGVGPDDVVTLYMPMIPELPVAMLACARLGAVHNVVFAGFSAEALAARMARADSRFLVTCDGYYRRGAATNQKNKADNARISLDHEVEATVVVSRLGEETHLGKDQYSYVDLLAAHEGARVAPVARDAGDPLFLIYTSGTTGAPTAVTHTTGGYLAHVAWTARAVLDLEPEDTYWCSADIGWITGHSYIVYGPLALGATTMLYEGAPDHPERDRLWRIIERNAIDVFYTAPTAIRSFMKWGSDHPERHDLSSLRLLGTVGEPINPRAWEWYRAHIGGGSCPVVDTWWQTETGAILASTLPGTDAMKPGSVGPPLPGIEARVVDEAGEPTPPGEPGHLVVDRPWPGMPTTLAEGGTLGSTHPARDDGGFRYVAGDEATVDEDGYLTVLGRVDDVINVAGRRFSSMELESSIVEVNGVAEAAVIGSADDRTGKAVCAYVSPERDRPADDDLRARIERRVREAIGPIATPDAVVFTPELPKTRSGKIMRRLLEDIANDEPLGDTSALRNPEILGEIESTIREDAPDDE; this is encoded by the coding sequence ATGCACGACGACCCCGCGCGACGACCCCTCGACCGGGGGGCGCACGACCCGCCGGAGCCGTTCGTCGCGCAGGCGAACGTCACCGACCCCGACCTCCGTTCGGCCTTCGAGCGCGAGTGGCCCGACTGCTGGGCGCGAGCCGGCGACCTGCTGGAGTGGGAGCGGCCGTACGAATCCGTGCTGGCGGGCGACGGCGAGACGCCGCCGTTCCGGTGGTTCGACGGGGGGCGGCTGAACGCGTCGGTCAACTGCGTCGACCGCCACCTCGAGGACCGAAAGAGCCAGGTCGCCATCCGGTGGGAGGGTCGGCTCGGCGAGACGCGGAGTTACACCTACCTCGACCTCCACCGCGAGGTCAACGAATTCGCCGCCGGCCTCCGGTCGCTCGGCGTCGGGCCCGACGACGTCGTCACCCTCTACATGCCGATGATTCCGGAGTTGCCGGTCGCCATGCTGGCCTGCGCGCGCCTCGGGGCCGTCCACAACGTCGTCTTCGCGGGGTTCTCGGCGGAGGCGCTCGCCGCCCGGATGGCGCGCGCCGACTCCCGGTTCCTCGTCACCTGCGACGGCTACTACCGCCGTGGGGCCGCCACCAACCAGAAGAACAAGGCCGACAACGCCCGCATCAGCCTCGACCACGAGGTGGAAGCCACCGTCGTCGTCTCCCGACTGGGTGAGGAGACCCACCTCGGAAAGGACCAGTACAGCTACGTCGACCTGCTGGCGGCCCACGAGGGCGCGCGCGTCGCCCCCGTCGCCCGCGACGCGGGCGACCCGCTCTTTCTCATCTACACCTCGGGGACGACCGGCGCGCCGACGGCCGTCACCCACACCACGGGGGGCTACCTCGCGCACGTCGCCTGGACCGCGCGCGCCGTCCTCGACCTCGAGCCCGAGGACACCTACTGGTGCTCGGCGGACATCGGCTGGATTACCGGCCACAGCTACATCGTCTACGGGCCGCTCGCGCTGGGTGCGACCACGATGCTCTACGAGGGGGCGCCGGACCACCCCGAGCGCGACCGCCTCTGGCGCATCATCGAGCGCAACGCCATCGACGTCTTCTACACCGCGCCGACGGCGATACGCTCGTTCATGAAGTGGGGCAGCGACCACCCCGAGCGCCACGACCTCTCCTCGCTACGACTGCTCGGCACCGTCGGCGAACCCATCAACCCGCGCGCGTGGGAGTGGTACCGCGCGCACATCGGCGGCGGGTCGTGCCCCGTCGTCGACACGTGGTGGCAGACCGAGACGGGCGCCATCCTCGCCTCGACGCTCCCCGGCACGGACGCGATGAAACCGGGGAGCGTCGGCCCGCCCCTCCCGGGTATCGAGGCGCGGGTCGTCGACGAGGCGGGCGAGCCGACCCCGCCGGGCGAACCGGGGCACCTCGTCGTCGACCGGCCGTGGCCGGGGATGCCCACGACCCTCGCTGAGGGGGGGACGCTCGGGTCGACGCACCCCGCACGGGACGACGGCGGCTTTCGCTACGTCGCGGGCGACGAGGCGACCGTCGACGAGGACGGTTACCTCACCGTCCTCGGGCGGGTCGACGACGTCATCAACGTCGCCGGGCGGCGCTTCAGCAGCATGGAACTGGAGAGCAGCATCGTCGAGGTGAACGGCGTCGCCGAGGCCGCGGTCATCGGGAGCGCGGACGACCGCACCGGGAAGGCCGTCTGCGCCTACGTCAGCCCCGAGCGCGACCGACCGGCCGACGACGACCTGCGCGCGCGCATCGAGCGCCGCGTCCGGGAGGCCATCGGCCCCATCGCCACGCCCGACGCCGTCGTCTTCACGCCCGAACTCCCGAAGACCCGGTCCGGGAAGATAATGCGCCGTCTGCTGGAGGACATCGCGAACGACGAACCGCTCGGCGACACGAGCGCGCTCCGCAACCCCGAGATACTCGGGGAGATAGAGTCGACCATCCGCGAGGACGCACCCGACGACGAGTGA
- a CDS encoding bacterio-opsin activator domain-containing protein gives MLADEGCTTGAGVLDAADYERLRRAAETHREDVVLRLCAEVGLLPAEVTRVRLVDVTSHGRHFLLRVREGEGATREAYLPRDVEHALRKYAESAGVAPDDPLVDVSPRRVQMLVAEVAAGAADATGRAAFESVSSRDLRQYFVRDLLVRRRLDPRVVLAVGPYDRPEQLAAHLDPADREAVVAAFERRDGETPRRSAGGEARLRTVATLLREASDALGDPTTADGVRRVACDRVAGTSAYRGAAVVDPASTEGPTAVSGPVGPTVAALSSDERARASVEAAVEERAVRTTAVDGRTSTTDVTVVALPHDETVYGALCLVPTRPVGGVERDLLATYGSRVAAALAGVEHRRLLLADTVTELTLETDDETFLGTTAAALDCSFRLEGLAPVGGGALLHYVTLRGASPDAALERAAGAPDVEDARLVSDRADGASLELVLTDSPAQALVARGGTVRDLTASGGTVRLVGEVASDATVREVVGGVREAYPRTRLVAKHERERSARDAEPFAAGLDGGLTDRQASVLRAAYYAGYFEWPRESTAEELADSVGVSSPTLHNHLRRAQQKLLTAYLDEGED, from the coding sequence ATGCTCGCCGACGAGGGGTGTACGACCGGCGCGGGGGTGCTCGACGCCGCGGACTACGAGCGCCTCCGGCGGGCGGCGGAGACGCACCGAGAGGACGTCGTCCTCCGCCTCTGCGCGGAGGTGGGGCTCCTGCCGGCGGAGGTGACGCGCGTCCGACTCGTCGACGTGACGTCCCACGGCCGGCACTTCCTCCTGCGCGTCCGGGAAGGGGAGGGAGCGACGCGCGAGGCGTACCTCCCGCGGGACGTCGAACACGCCCTCCGCAAGTACGCCGAGAGCGCGGGCGTCGCGCCCGACGACCCCCTCGTCGACGTGAGCCCCCGCCGGGTCCAGATGCTCGTCGCCGAGGTGGCCGCCGGAGCGGCCGACGCGACCGGTCGGGCGGCGTTCGAGTCGGTGTCGAGTCGTGACCTGCGGCAGTACTTCGTCCGGGACCTGCTCGTGCGCCGGCGCCTCGACCCGCGGGTCGTCCTCGCGGTCGGCCCTTACGACCGGCCGGAACAGCTCGCGGCGCACCTCGACCCCGCCGACCGGGAGGCCGTCGTCGCGGCGTTCGAGCGGCGGGACGGCGAGACGCCGCGCCGGAGCGCGGGGGGGGAGGCGCGCCTCCGGACGGTCGCGACCCTGCTCCGGGAGGCGAGCGACGCGCTCGGCGACCCGACGACGGCCGACGGCGTCCGGCGCGTCGCCTGCGACCGGGTCGCGGGGACGAGCGCGTACCGGGGGGCGGCGGTGGTCGACCCGGCGAGCACGGAGGGGCCGACCGCCGTCTCGGGGCCGGTCGGCCCGACGGTGGCGGCACTGTCGAGCGACGAGCGGGCGCGCGCGAGTGTGGAGGCGGCCGTCGAGGAGCGCGCGGTCCGGACGACGGCGGTCGACGGCCGGACGTCGACGACCGACGTGACGGTCGTGGCGCTCCCCCACGACGAGACGGTCTACGGCGCGCTCTGCCTCGTCCCGACCCGTCCCGTCGGCGGGGTCGAGCGCGACCTGCTCGCGACCTACGGGTCGCGCGTCGCCGCGGCGCTCGCCGGCGTCGAACACCGTCGACTCCTGCTCGCGGACACGGTGACCGAACTCACCCTCGAGACCGACGACGAGACGTTCCTCGGGACGACGGCGGCGGCGCTCGACTGCTCGTTCCGACTGGAGGGACTGGCGCCGGTCGGCGGCGGGGCACTCCTCCACTACGTCACGCTGCGCGGCGCGTCACCGGACGCGGCGCTCGAGCGGGCGGCGGGCGCACCGGACGTCGAGGACGCCCGGCTGGTCAGCGACCGGGCCGACGGTGCGTCGCTCGAACTGGTGCTCACCGACTCGCCGGCGCAGGCGCTCGTCGCGCGCGGCGGGACGGTCCGCGACCTCACCGCGTCGGGGGGGACGGTACGACTGGTCGGCGAGGTGGCGAGCGACGCCACCGTCCGCGAGGTGGTCGGCGGCGTCCGGGAGGCGTACCCCCGGACGCGCCTCGTCGCCAAGCACGAGCGCGAGCGCTCGGCGCGCGACGCCGAACCGTTCGCGGCCGGCCTCGACGGCGGGCTCACCGACCGACAGGCCTCGGTCCTCCGGGCGGCGTACTACGCCGGCTACTTCGAGTGGCCCCGCGAGTCCACCGCCGAGGAACTCGCCGACTCCGTCGGCGTCTCCTCGCCGACGCTCCACAACCACCTGCGACGCGCCCAGCAGAAGCTCCTCACCGCCTACCTCGACGAGGGCGAGGACTGA
- a CDS encoding DUF4212 domain-containing protein, with product MSSDSDAATDGGHATGTSATTTADAATTDYLDAEVNLLSPSTPFMRDHLRIIWTGFAIWFVAVFGPVTLTAIAPGPMTTQMPLIGFPLHYFLMAIGAPTTGLLLSYWYVRKRDALDEKYGIEHPTGGEAE from the coding sequence ATGTCTAGCGACTCCGACGCGGCGACGGACGGCGGACACGCGACGGGGACGAGTGCGACTACGACCGCCGACGCGGCGACGACGGACTATCTCGACGCCGAGGTGAACCTGCTGTCGCCGAGCACGCCGTTCATGCGCGACCACCTGCGAATCATCTGGACGGGGTTCGCGATCTGGTTCGTCGCCGTCTTCGGCCCGGTGACGCTGACGGCGATCGCCCCCGGACCGATGACGACCCAGATGCCGCTCATCGGATTCCCGCTGCACTACTTCCTGATGGCCATCGGCGCGCCGACCACGGGCCTGCTGCTCTCGTACTGGTACGTCCGCAAGCGCGACGCGCTCGACGAGAAGTACGGTATCGAACACCCCACCGGAGGTGAGGCTGAATGA